A window of Misgurnus anguillicaudatus chromosome 3, ASM2758022v2, whole genome shotgun sequence genomic DNA:
cttcCCGGATATCAcatgaccttttctgaagctcgccaatggtacatcacgtgatccaactcaataaactttatgaaatgtgacagaacttttataaagacaaacgtttgttttaattttaaatataaacacacatcgcTACACAGTAAGgaaccacaatctactcaatatttaaaataatagtatttttttattgtaaaaaaatattaaattttaaatgtaattatattcctccaattgTATGCACGgttatgtaagagaataatgacagcgtttttcacaatgtactgtttaaaattaagtcagagagatgttggttttgcagGTTGTTGATGGGTAGCAGCTGTGAATGACcacaacgcgcttaagcagccacgtgacagaaaaataagtgaacattgtcccaatgtcaagtgagctagggtccttaccagtgtccgaacctgtgtacacgatatactgattcatgacctcgggagctagggaacgaattgagacacagggccagtgttaaagcaacaccaaagaggtttttttaccttaaaataacttttccaaaaaagtttcagtcgttcatctaCTCGAAACAAAactggccaaaaccgcactgaAGAACTTTCCAACCATCGGGTCGCGGttctgtagttcgagtgaaaactacaaaaacttgctttacggcagatctacaatccaatcagagccagctatgctactagctacgtttacatggacacattttgcctccatcggatcaaaatccttccgattaataaatcctatcatagcgtttacatgaacacttcataatgtgatcggattcatgtgcgtgtttatatgacacaagatttacatcagatttgatcatttgacatgcgcacattgcacaaatatagtttcacgctGTTTCAAGATTTGCTATGTGTCTCAGCTGATTATAAAacagcagcaaaaacacccattCACGTGTGCCCAAAAAGCGTATTTTACTTCACGCAGTGCTGCAGAGACCGttcgcgagagcgagtccaaacacacgcgtttgtggatcagagaataaatcatggactgaccggacaacgctgtcttgtatcactttatggggaattgaaggataataggaacaagattaacaagacaaacacttcttgtgacttccttcaacaaaacaaactcgaGTTATTTGCGTCACATGTCATTACGGCAATTCTACGTCATTGCACGTGTAAATATGCTCCACACCGTCctgtaggtggcggaaatgcgcctttcaaaaggtataaaccacccctaacaagcggattagatttttaatcagattggcactttttagtccgattgaggtgtttacatggagcatttttattcagattgatcatttaaacggattacaaatgtccatgtaaacggAGCTAGtgtttacgacagtggtaatgggcaactacgcttctaacctgtagggggggGCAAAGAGCAAAatctctttagtgttgctttaacaattTAGGGTTAAGTGTGAAAGCCCTTTTGTGtttactgttattttttatttatgtaatattcatatataaatgtaaaaattattatGTATTACATACTTTTCTGTTACTTTAAAATTTATGTATGCATATTTAAGTTTACTCCATGTATGATTTAGGTTTAACCATCTTTGTCTATTTTCCAGACTAAGGCTACCACCATGGCTAAAGACAGAAATCCCAATAGGAAAGAACTTCAACAAACTAAAAAACACGCTCCGAAATCTAAACCTACACACAGTGAGTGTCTGATAACATGTGAATGCCAGGCCTGACACAATGGCCACAAGTTTATAAGTGTTCAATTTGAGGAATAGATCACTCccaaatgaatgttttattgttgttgACGTTTACCCTCATTCATTGTGTTCCTCACCTGTAAGACTTTCTTTTGTGGATCACTTCAAATTCTAAGCtgctgtcatttttatgatagCTATAGCTGTTACAGGAACTGTAAAGTGTTGTTACTATAATTACAGGTCTGTGAGGAAGCCAGATGTCCCAATATCGGTGAGTGCTGGGGAGGAGGAGAGCATGCTACTGCTACAGCAACCATTATGGTGAGCGCTCCGGCAAATAGATTTACATCCCCAGGAGCAGAGTCCTGATTCAACATTTATGCTTGATCCTCTTCCCATAGTTAATGGGGGACACATGTACACGAGGCTGTAGGTTCTGTTCAGTTAAAACAGCAAGACGTCCTCCTCCTCTTGATCCTGATGAGCCATATAACACAGCCAAAGCCATCGCAGCATGGGGACTGGACTATGTAGTACTCACATCAGTGGACAGAGATGGTGAGAAAACACAATATGCACCAACATGTATGCTTCGTCTATTTAAATTCTGTACGTATGCCCTAAACAAGCTAATCAATCATTTTATTGTGCCGATCAGATATTCCTGATGGTGGCGCGGAGCATTTTGCAAAGACCGTCTCCAACCTTAAAGAGaggtgcagattttttttctgatataAAGTTTGTTtaggtgtgtgtgtaaaaatgtaatgatTCTGAAAAATGTCCCTGTTCTGTTTCTTAGGAATCCTACTATCTTGGTGGAGTGTTTGACGCCTGATTTTCGTGGTGATCTGGCGTCAGTGGAGAAAGTTGCTTTGTCTGGGCTTGATGTTTATGCTCATAATGTAGAGACGGTCAAAGAGTTGCAAAGGTTGGTGCATTTTGATATCAGTCTACAACTGCCAAGTATGTTGTATTCAAGGTAAATGATCTTGTAACATTTCTGGCATAGTCATCATAGTTAGATCTGTCATTTTTGGCATATTTGGTAGCTTGTTGATTTAATAATCCTGGTTTAGTCGGAGGATTCAAATCTCCTTTCTTTTAAAGTAATATGATGGGGCATtaatttcattaaaaatgaTTTGCTTATATGATATACAATATGTCTAGGATATATGAAATACAAAGCAGTTTGATGGGGTCTTTGGCATAGTCATAGGGTCTATCACAAGGTCTACAGCATCTatttaaatccataatttgTTGTGTCTAACAATGCTGTGTGTGATGTCTAGCAGCGCAGTCTTGTGTAATatgggaatttttttatatgcattACAGTGAAAAATACAGTCACCACCAGATGGCAGTAATATTGCCCATCTGAATTAGCAGCATCATAGTTCTCATCTATCGTAATTGTAATCTCACTGGTGTACAAAGCTTGAAGATTTCATTGCAGATCTTGATCTGTGCTCTTAAGGTTTGCGCGTGACCCCCGTGCGAACTTCGACCAATCACTGAGCGTTTTACGTCATGCCAAAAAGGTGAAACCCAGTTTGCTCACCAAAACTTCACTCATGCTGGGACTCGGAGAGACGGATTCGCAGATACACGCCACATTGAATGGTAATGTGCGGTCACACGCTAATTACTGAAGTATTGTAATGCTTACCACAGTAGGTAAAATCCAGTCATTGCTTTGTTGCAGAATTAAGAGAATCTGGAGTGGACTGCTTAACATTGGGGCAGTACATGCAGCCAACCAAACGTCACCTCAAGGTACAAATACATTATGTGATGATAAGCAAGCTGACCGACTGTCTTTTCTTAAAGGCATCCGAATGATTGTGTGACTCTGTGTTTAAAGGTGGAAGAGTACGTTACTCCTGAGAAGTTTGCATATTGGGAGAAAGTTGGCAAGGAGTTGGGCTTCATCTACACAGCCAGCGGTCCACTTGTGCGTTCCTCTTACAAAGCAGGTAACAGTGACCTGAgtgcttatttttaatgtctGATAAAGGTTTTTATGCAATACATTGACACTTGCAGTGACTGCAATATTATTGGCTTAAACATGGTTTTGTGCTCCTAGGCGAGTTTTTCTTGAAGAATCTGCTGGAAAAGAGAAAGACTGCCGGGGCAAAAGCAACAGAGGATTAATATTTAGTGTTGTAAACACTGTAAAGAACAAAGATTACGAATAAATTACCCATTTTGGCAATAACCATTTGTCAACTTAATATTACATTCATTCagtcattcatttaaaaatagcTATAGACATCCACACCACATGATCAAGATTTAGAAAGAGTACAGCTGGGGCAATGTTTAAAGTGATTCTGTTTAAATACACATGTTTAGTTGTTTTAGAAATCTATTTCAAATCAATTACTAAAACAATATATgagaagctcagatgcaaaaccctcttaagtgcgtctgacatgttccTTTTTTATCAGCCTTTAAATGGATTTTGCCAACAAAcaggtatttctgaatggcccgAGGCCGTGATCAAGTGACCACCATtgtgcagattttagctccaaccccaatcaaacacagcagaagccactaatcaaagtatttagggttgcttgataattacagataGGTGTGTTGGAGCTGATTCTGGAAGTCTGCAGGAAGGTAGCTTACCATGAGCAGGATTGGAGACACCTAGTTTATAGGGTTTTGCATCTTTGCATCCATATATGTATAATGTTGAACTGATATTACTGATAAACATTTtgtccaaaaatatatttgttgtaCATATTGTTACTGAtttaaccatggttaatttttggtACCACTACTTGTGgtaggggtgttcataagactgacatgacaccttcataaacaTGACGTCACACATGTCATGAACATAAAGGaaattttatgcatgtttatgacgACTGTCATtaggtgtcatttgttcaattatgtcatttttaatgcaaagatgacattgttttaaatgtctttgttatgacaacttgacataaaccaatgcatcataacttgtcatgacaacttgacagtACCAAGACAACTGACTACttcagtgatacaaattgaatttgtcaataaaatgtcatttagtgttaatactttgtcatatagttttataacagcgtcatgaatatttttcttgacctcaactagagtggtacaaatataatttgtcattaaaatgtcattaagtgttaatactctatcaaatagttttataacaactgttttttttaaagtttcctccatgtgtttaacaaataaaatcaatcattcaaaaataataataataataattaaaatgtatcaaaatatattttattgcatttgaagATAGATTCACCTAACattaaaacagtacaataatgggtcCATATCACTGGAAAAcagttattttaattaattaaatgttttgttagttttttcttctatgttagaaaaaccctctgtgtgagaaAGGATTCGtcagtttttatgtattgtgcacatacataaaattaagtataatattttgatgtgtctgtcgcattttgttaatattaacacttaatgaaatttaaatgacagtttaatgttaTGTTAACTCATAAatctaggtagtttcttaagtttgataattattctggtatgtcatgtttatgacagatttatgacaaattatgatgtattggtttatgtcaagttgtcaaaaagtcatttcaaacaatgtcatctttgcattaagaATGAGATAATTGAAAaaattatacttagttaatgaAAGTTGTCATAAAATCTCCATGTTTATAACACGTGTCACGTCaagattatgaaggtgtcatatCACCCCttcaaataaagtgttacctaatTTTTTCTCATGAAATGAACAGTGCTTCTTTTCATTGGTCcatatttatttaagaaatgtgTTTTCAGCAATTATTCTACATAACCATTATAAACTTGTACAGTACATGATTTTACAAAAGCTACAACTGAGATTCTACATTAACACAAACCATACATAAGTTCGAACAACATATTGAAAAGATTAATGACTCGAGCTACTTGCCCTTCTCTAATACAATCGAATGCCTCACTCAAGGCAAATGTTTACAGCCATTTAAATTGTCCCACTTGGTCCCAATAAGAAAAGTTCTCCTTCTTTCTGTCAATCTCTCTCAAAAAAGGTGATtgtcattaaaaacaataacacTGAAATTTTTTAGATTGTAAACAATGCACTACTGAACAGTAGTGGGACATAATACAGATCAGAGATCACCAGTTCTGTGTGTGTTATTAtatatctaaaaaatatatatatttagaattATGGTATTAAAAATAAGATGTAAATGATCACATTTAAAACATTGCATAACTGTCTGCATATACAGCGAACAGCCACGAGTGATAAGAAAGTCTCATAAAATATGAGACTATACAGATTATTAAACACGCACACAAAGCACACGCATGACTCAAGACAGAAACGTCTCTGTGGTCACACTTTGGTTTTCTTAGCAAAGGACTTTAATCAGTGTACAATCCGCATGCAGGTGTGCGTGTGCGATGTGTGTCTCAAGCTTTGGCTTTTTTGGTGGGTGGTTCAAGTCGTGGCACTCCAGAGGGCGTAAAAGGAATCCGGGTGGTCACCTTCTTTCCAATGGTCTCGATCTACAcaaaccaaacacacacaccattGTCACCACGTAAATTTTGAAGAAAATAAAGAGGTATGACATGGTGTCTCCTTATGCACTTTGGTACATTCAAACATGTGACAGACCTGAAAGCCGAAGTTCTGGAGTTGGCCATGCAGGTGATCCAGGACTCGTCTGCCATCAAAGATGAATGCTGGTTTCAGCATCTTGTGATATATTTTCTCGTAGTCCAGATCCTACAAACAAACACAGCATATTGTTCACTTAAACGTACCATGGTATTAATATTTTGTAATCATTTAGTGGACCATGGTACAGTGTTCGGTGTACCTTAAACATGTCCCACTCCGTGCAGATGACCAGTGCATGTGCGCTTTCGCATGCTTCATATGGGTCTTTTGTAACAGTTACCAGATCAGACACTGCAAAGAGAGGCCATATTAAATTAGACATTTACTATCCATACtaaattgtatatttaaaatCTCCCAAAACGATACAAGtatccttaaaggggacatatcatgaaaatctgacgttttccatgtttaaagggacacttcacccatttgcattagaacaccagtcatgtttttgaatggtcatccatcatttcctcagttgccgctgagacaggagaaatacagatttcagtgttgcacttccttctttcaatgatgtaaaaatcataattttgcatcattgaaagcaggaagtccaatatctttgttgagggggtgagactacaaacacccattgtctcggtcaaataggcaccaaattcgaaatgtattttacatttcgactacaaatatgacgcactttcaataaagattaatgtttttacaggtgaaatgctcctttacatgctataattgggtccccagtgcttctatcaacttagaaaatgtgaaaaagtttaacccagtaacttagttttggtaaaccatactgtgaaaaatttggctccccttgtgatgtcagaaggggataatactgccccttaaaggattagtccattttcttaaaagaaaaatccagataatttactcacccccatgtcatccaaaatgttgatgtctttctttgttcagtcgagaagaaattatgttttttgaagaaaacattgcagattttttctaattttaatggactttaatagaacccaacatttaatacttaattaaatatttaaccgtttttttcaacggagtttcaaaggactataaacaatcccaaacgaggcataagggtcttatctagcgaaacgattgtcatttttgacaggagaAGTAACAAatgtacacttttaaagcacaacttctcgtcgtgtagatccggtcgtgatgcgccagctgaccccactacgtcaccgcaatacgtcatcacgtcaagaggtcacagaggacgaacgcgaaactccgccccagtgtttacatgtgttaaaaaagaggaccgttcctacgttgttgtatgtcaactgatactaattaatgtctttgtggcagtttattgtttaaaatggtccgcaaatgtgcgttttatatatgtaacacgtgacctccctacgtcactacgcatttacgttagatcgggctggaccggaccttgacgaaaaattgtggtttaaaagtatatatattttatttttcttgtcaaaaatgacaatcgtttcgctagataagacccttatgcctcgtttgggattgtttatagtcctttgaagctcCGTTGAAGAAAGCTGTTGCGTGTTGAGTTGGgtgttaaatgttgggttctgtTGGAGTCCATTAAAGTTGGAGAAGTTCTGCagtgttttcttcaaaaaacataatttcttctgaactgaacaaagaaagacatcaatattttgaatgacatggtggtgagtaaattatctggatttttcttttaagaaaatggaatattcctttaatctgcactatccaaccacaccactgccatttagtgcatttaaaactcatttgcatttaaaaggaaacacccaaaacggcacatttttgttcacacctacaaagtggcaattataaaatgttacaataaattatctatatggtattttggtacttcacatacatactctggggacagcaaatatttatttgacatcttaaagtcttgtgaaatgttaccTTTAAAGTAACTGGATGGTGTATTATTTCCAGTGAAATAAAAAGTGCAGATCCATGCAAACACTTTTTAACAGCTTTTATTTCCCACAACTCATTGAGAGATGGAGGAGTTAATTGATGCCTcaacaaatgaataaacagtaaaaaaaatcatgaatgATCAAACTGAAATGCAAGGAGTTGTGTTTTGATGTGTTGGATTTGTAAGCGAGCAATGTATGTGGATCACTTCCATTTTATCTTATACAATGTATACAATACTTTCCAATCTCAGAAAGAGTATGCTTTTATTGCAAATTGAGATTTGGCAAAAGACAAAGTACACAAAGTCATTCTGCCCTACATCAGATTCAGCATGACACAGCACTTAAACCACTCCAATCATTCACCAAAACTTGAGAGCTAAAGAACAGCATATACGCACCTCTCTCTGGGTTGTCTCCAGAGATGCTGGGTTGGGACAGATCCTGGATTATCTGCTCCTTCAGCACTTTCGGATCATAAATATGCAGCTTGGCTCCTTCGTCCATCAGATATTTAGAGATGTAGATGCTGGACGACTCTCTGAAACACACAAATCCGGAAATTACCACTTTTAATCCTTCATATAGTTTTTAAAGCCTGTATAATCATGTCTGAAATTCATGTTGATTTGTCTTTTCACATTAATATacatcaggggtctccaacctttttgtgagcaagggctaccacaatggataaaacaatctggaggactactttttgatatagtctactcaaacttttttgttttaattattgaatttgttttattttacttgttgatatgttttagcattgtttgaaatgtttacatatgtaaaccaagccaagctaatataaaaaaatgtatagataaatattacaattggaGACCCCTGATATACATAAAAGCATTTTCAACTTCAGCATGTGTTCGTATcataatgtaaaagatttgtCATGCTGGTTTAAGTGAAGATAAAAAGCCGCACACTCATGCTACGCAGCACTATACACATGCAGAGGCGGAGCGTGGCGGTCTTATTTACTCTGGATAAAGGCCATGGACACatgggtgtgtgtgtatagtGTGGTAATGAAGTCAGTTTTAATAGGGAATAGTTTAAACTAGTTTAGCGTGTACGCTTTGTACACAATCCCTGTTGATGATTAACTCAAACTGTTATGTCATATGTGTTTGTAGGTGAAATAGTCatttttgagatgtcatgaatgaGTTGTGATAAAGATGTAATTAATGACTGGGTCAAAGTGTGTACCTTGTGTCCCCGGTGTCCTTTTTAAAGGAGAAACCTAACAAGGCGATTTTCTTCCCAGTAACGGTGTTAAACAGGCAGTCAATGATTCGACAGGCAAATCTCTTTCTCTGATATTCGTTCATGTCAATCACCTACACAAGCAAAAGAATAAACAACACAGTTATCAAAATATaacctaa
This region includes:
- the lias gene encoding lipoyl synthase, mitochondrial; the protein is MALINRSCTAAARYSSNQLFLPSKCFEVSHVYSNRLTSAANTSATLTEKKKGIKEDGLNLQDFISGELSEKSKWEEYRGSLKREKGERLRLPPWLKTEIPIGKNFNKLKNTLRNLNLHTVCEEARCPNIGECWGGGEHATATATIMLMGDTCTRGCRFCSVKTARRPPPLDPDEPYNTAKAIAAWGLDYVVLTSVDRDDIPDGGAEHFAKTVSNLKERNPTILVECLTPDFRGDLASVEKVALSGLDVYAHNVETVKELQRFARDPRANFDQSLSVLRHAKKVKPSLLTKTSLMLGLGETDSQIHATLNELRESGVDCLTLGQYMQPTKRHLKVEEYVTPEKFAYWEKVGKELGFIYTASGPLVRSSYKAGEFFLKNLLEKRKTAGAKATED